The DNA window GCCGCGCGCCTTGGCCGGCACGCGGGCGCGGGACCGCTCGCCGTCGCCGCGGCAGCGCTCGGCGCGCGCGTGCACGGCCCGGCCCTCGTCCACGCCGTCGCCAGGGGTGGAACGCATGTTGCCTTGATCGTGCGGAGCCACGACGCACCTTGAGCAGGCCACGCACGGAGTCCTCCGGTCTCGCGGGCCCCGCTCCAACGTCCGTCCTCATCGTCATCCCGGTCCTCGACGAGTCGGCGACGATCGGCCGGGTCGTCCGGGGGGCGCTCGCCCACGCGCCCGTGCTCGTCGTGGACGACGGCTCGCGCGACGGGAGCGCGGCGATCGCGCGCGCGGCGGGCGCGGAAGTCGTGCGTCACCCGCGGCGCCTGGGCAAGGGGCAGGCGATCCGCACCGGTATCGCGGCGGCTCGGAGCCGCGGGGCCTCGCTCGTCGTCACGCTCGACGGCGACGGCCAGCACGACCCGGGCGACCTCCCCGCGGTGCTGGCCGCGGCGCGGAGCGACACGCTGGTGATCGGCGGCCGACTCGGCGACGCGCGCCGGCTGCCCCCCGACCGGCTGAACGCGATCCGCGTCGCCAGTTTCTTCGTCAACTGGGCGAGTGGGCTCGGGCTCGAGGACACGCAGTCGGGGTTCCGGGCCTACCCGCTCGCGCTCTTCGACGAGATCCGCCCACGGCGCGGCGGCTTCGTGTTCGAGACGGAGGTGCTCGTCGCCGCCGGGCTCCGCGGCTGGCCCGTGCGGGAGGTGCCAGTGACGACGGTCCCTCGCGCGGGCCGGCGCAGCCGATTCCACCCGATCGGCGACGGGGTCGCCATCGGCGCCTACCTCGCCGTGCGCACCCTCGCCCGCTGGGGCCTGGAGGCACGCGCGGCCGGGGCGGCGCTCGTCGCGCCGTTCGGGGCGACCGCGCGCCGCGCGCGCCACGAGGAGGTCCTCGGCGAGGCCGCGCCGCACGCGGGCTCGCCGGGGGCGTGGGCCCTCGCGCTCGGCGGCGCCGTGCTCCGCCGCCTGGTGGC is part of the Candidatus Methylomirabilota bacterium genome and encodes:
- a CDS encoding glycosyltransferase family 2 protein, coding for MSRPRTESSGLAGPAPTSVLIVIPVLDESATIGRVVRGALAHAPVLVVDDGSRDGSAAIARAAGAEVVRHPRRLGKGQAIRTGIAAARSRGASLVVTLDGDGQHDPGDLPAVLAAARSDTLVIGGRLGDARRLPPDRLNAIRVASFFVNWASGLGLEDTQSGFRAYPLALFDEIRPRRGGFVFETEVLVAAGLRGWPVREVPVTTVPRAGRRSRFHPIGDGVAIGAYLAVRTLARWGLEARAAGAALVAPFGATARRARHEEVLGEAAPHAGSPGAWALALGGAVLRRLVAGLAAGWRDPRRRQAALAARATLAAPALLALLVAQALAGERDFTSPLVTWLCSRDRLDVPPAREPLITLVAPEEPRP